One Pseudanabaena sp. FACHB-2040 DNA window includes the following coding sequences:
- a CDS encoding tetratricopeptide repeat protein: MNLVDYRKKQMLKDAQGLPVTTNSPQAIAAINGFVEQSLRYGRHTETLVLKGITADPNCALLRAYAAAYYLSQENEVDRARAEQHLAQMQSGLDRVSRREQLYIRAIAAWASGNFDQAIADHEALALAFPQDLLSVQQGQYHFFYRGESARLLELAQSVVLAHRESPRLPLLQGMVAFGLEQCYQLDEAERLGRLATKNYRHNPWAHHAVAHVLDTQGRCNEGIAWMEGLADTWEYCNSMLYTHNWWHIALFYLAQGNAAAALRLYDQHIWGKARRESPKDQVGAIALLLRLELKGVSVGRRWHSMVRYLKARTQEHALPFQDLHFVYALARAGQQSLAEAMIEDMDHYAQTLDSIQCQRWCNLAIPAAEGLVAYARGCWSSAATYLKPVLPHLDQLGGSHTQRRLFQQIYQQAVLKSQMNSRFAASAALCSSSTGW; this comes from the coding sequence ATGAACTTAGTCGATTACCGGAAGAAACAGATGTTGAAGGATGCTCAAGGTTTGCCTGTCACGACGAACTCGCCCCAGGCGATCGCTGCGATCAATGGCTTTGTGGAGCAGTCCCTGCGCTATGGTCGTCATACAGAGACGCTGGTGCTCAAAGGCATTACGGCTGATCCAAATTGCGCCCTGCTGAGAGCCTATGCGGCTGCCTACTACCTGAGCCAGGAGAATGAGGTAGACCGGGCTCGGGCAGAGCAGCACCTAGCGCAGATGCAGTCGGGGCTGGATCGGGTTTCTCGGCGGGAGCAGCTGTACATTCGTGCGATCGCAGCCTGGGCCAGCGGCAACTTTGATCAGGCCATTGCCGATCACGAAGCCTTGGCCCTAGCATTTCCTCAAGATTTGCTCTCGGTGCAGCAGGGGCAGTACCACTTTTTCTACCGAGGCGAGAGTGCTCGGCTTCTAGAGCTGGCCCAGAGCGTGGTTCTTGCCCATCGGGAAAGCCCTCGACTGCCCCTACTTCAAGGTATGGTGGCCTTTGGCTTAGAGCAGTGCTATCAGCTGGATGAAGCAGAGCGGTTGGGCAGGCTTGCGACCAAGAACTACCGCCACAACCCCTGGGCGCACCATGCCGTCGCTCACGTTCTCGATACCCAAGGCCGCTGCAATGAGGGCATTGCCTGGATGGAAGGGCTGGCCGATACCTGGGAGTATTGCAATTCCATGCTCTACACTCACAACTGGTGGCATATCGCTCTGTTTTACCTGGCCCAAGGCAATGCGGCGGCGGCGCTCAGGCTCTATGACCAGCACATCTGGGGCAAAGCCCGCCGGGAGTCACCTAAAGATCAGGTGGGAGCCATTGCCCTACTGCTGCGGCTGGAGCTAAAAGGCGTTAGCGTAGGCCGTCGCTGGCATTCGATGGTTCGCTATCTCAAGGCCCGCACCCAAGAACATGCCCTGCCCTTTCAAGATCTGCATTTTGTCTATGCCCTGGCGCGCGCAGGGCAGCAGTCCCTGGCCGAAGCCATGATCGAAGACATGGATCACTATGCTCAAACCCTAGATTCCATACAGTGCCAGCGCTGGTGCAACCTGGCTATCCCGGCTGCCGAAGGGCTGGTCGCTTATGCGAGAGGCTGCTGGAGCAGCGCCGCAACTTACTTAAAGCCGGTTCTGCCCCACCTAGATCAGCTTGGCGGCAGCCACACCCAGCGCAGGCTATTTCAACAGATCTATCAGCAGGCAGTTTTAAAGTCGCAAATGAACTCCCGATTTGCCGCCAGCGCTGCCCTGTGCAGCTCAAGCACAGGCTGGTAG
- a CDS encoding S41 family peptidase, with product MSQPEEENVSLDWFTSSQLEPTDTVSVLEAKTFISSVYQTLDEEIFDPAFKEEERDQQLQELLNTADTQANWSRAEITQQVSNELQKLSVSHLRLLDPVEGERLFRIFEQEPLPEETPEPAIAAEMRGDIGILRVESFIVPLITKAELDRAKAQLTQAKVILIDVRRNGGGYGSSVSYLVEDIIGPNKVLWRDRTREGLQMQEPYVFQGYFDDAVNLKAKAEIELGEQHPYIEWQTRSEAQIDPRPHFVLIDDQCGSACDLFAAVIKDHGTAQLLGIRTMGALLGGDAFRLNWPGYALIAPTMQVVSPKGHTIEGVGVPPDIEIPECANGGSQCLEKALEIVNAAGQ from the coding sequence GTGTCTCAACCTGAGGAAGAAAATGTTTCCCTCGATTGGTTTACCTCCTCTCAGCTAGAGCCTACTGATACAGTTTCTGTGCTAGAAGCAAAGACCTTCATCAGCAGTGTCTATCAAACCCTCGATGAGGAGATCTTTGATCCTGCTTTCAAGGAGGAGGAGCGTGACCAGCAATTGCAGGAACTGTTAAATACAGCAGATACTCAGGCCAACTGGTCAAGAGCAGAAATTACCCAACAGGTTAGCAACGAGTTGCAAAAGCTCTCTGTGTCGCACCTGAGACTTTTAGATCCGGTAGAAGGGGAAAGGTTGTTCCGCATATTCGAGCAGGAACCTCTACCAGAAGAAACCCCTGAGCCAGCCATTGCAGCCGAAATGAGAGGCGACATTGGTATCCTTCGAGTTGAAAGTTTTATCGTTCCTCTCATTACTAAGGCAGAGCTTGATCGAGCTAAAGCTCAACTTACTCAGGCCAAGGTCATCCTCATTGATGTTCGTAGGAATGGAGGTGGCTACGGGTCAAGCGTTAGCTATCTCGTCGAGGATATTATTGGTCCTAATAAGGTGCTCTGGCGCGATAGAACCCGCGAAGGACTACAGATGCAGGAGCCCTACGTCTTCCAAGGCTATTTTGACGATGCTGTTAATCTAAAAGCAAAAGCAGAAATTGAGCTGGGAGAGCAGCACCCCTACATTGAGTGGCAAACGCGATCAGAAGCCCAAATAGATCCAAGACCGCATTTCGTTCTGATTGATGATCAGTGCGGCTCAGCTTGTGACCTGTTTGCGGCAGTCATTAAAGACCACGGAACTGCCCAACTTTTGGGCATTCGCACCATGGGCGCACTCTTGGGAGGCGACGCGTTTAGATTAAACTGGCCGGGCTACGCTCTTATTGCCCCAACCATGCAGGTTGTTTCGCCCAAAGGCCACACGATTGAGGGAGTAGGTGTGCCACCCGATATTGAAATTCCTGAATGTGCAAACGGCGGTAGTCAATGTCTTGAGAAAGCACTCGAAATTGTCAATGCAGCAGGGCAATAG
- a CDS encoding AraC family transcriptional regulator → MPSETALHPTEIVQPGWVRFSQSLHSGGITLEHQVQPSGECEVSGGSTHHLLIFELGNVSRQIIHMDGQEYDDSLRPGDLILIPAGVPFRCVCDSTDEVVSFNIDPLFLEQLSLTEICSSPAEVELVSTFKQRDRQIDWIVQSIQNEMQTAAWGSRLYLDSLTQLLAVHLLRSYASHPLKLSRSEPGLSVLKLNQVLDYINAHLEQEIQLTDLAQVTSFNLGYFASLFKQSMGMSPWQYIMQQRVERAKQLLKRQDYSIADIAVRCGFSSQSHLTYQFRKLTGVTPNTFRRNH, encoded by the coding sequence ATGCCTTCTGAAACAGCTCTTCACCCAACGGAGATAGTTCAACCAGGGTGGGTGCGCTTTAGCCAGAGTCTCCACTCGGGCGGCATTACCCTTGAGCACCAGGTACAGCCCTCCGGGGAATGTGAAGTGTCGGGCGGCTCAACGCATCACCTTTTGATCTTTGAGTTGGGTAACGTTTCGCGCCAGATAATTCACATGGATGGTCAAGAATATGATGATTCACTGCGCCCTGGTGATCTCATACTGATTCCTGCTGGAGTGCCTTTTCGATGTGTTTGTGACTCTACAGATGAGGTTGTGTCGTTTAACATTGACCCACTTTTTTTGGAACAGCTTTCTTTGACAGAGATCTGCTCCTCTCCTGCGGAAGTTGAGTTAGTCAGCACGTTCAAACAGCGTGACCGACAGATTGATTGGATCGTCCAATCTATCCAGAACGAAATGCAGACAGCCGCCTGGGGAAGCAGGCTGTATCTAGATTCGTTAACACAATTGTTAGCGGTTCACCTGCTACGAAGCTACGCGTCACACCCACTCAAGCTGTCGCGATCTGAGCCAGGGTTGAGTGTGCTGAAGTTGAACCAAGTGCTGGACTATATTAATGCTCATCTTGAGCAGGAGATTCAGCTGACCGATTTAGCCCAAGTGACAAGCTTTAATCTGGGCTACTTTGCAAGCCTGTTTAAGCAGTCAATGGGAATGTCCCCCTGGCAATATATTATGCAGCAGCGGGTTGAGCGGGCAAAGCAGTTGTTGAAGCGACAGGATTATTCAATTGCAGACATCGCTGTTCGGTGTGGTTTTAGTAGTCAGAGCCACTTAACTTATCAGTTTCGTAAATTAACTGGGGTTACGCCCAATACCTTCCGACGCAATCATTGA
- a CDS encoding LysR family transcriptional regulator, with translation MNLKTLSAFIVLAEELHFGRAAQQCGMSQPAMSRLLSELETDLGVKLLHRTSREVSLTNAGRGFLDSARKAVAYADMAVRAAKAGAVDGIDSLTVGMMIGTEQPLVGELIAKFKRLHPETRISLRQLEERSIGAALANGEIDVAIAWDVSIPTGINRHRLGMVPMAVLVQSGHELEGKEPLSLADLASYPIILPDRDRQPIIYDTYRRYTAEAGFEPHIAIDVSTMSDTLAMVAGGVGVGHAPVVPGLTFPGISILELKPQFEFHYELAWAHSIPSVESLLKLC, from the coding sequence ATGAATCTGAAAACTTTGAGCGCCTTCATCGTGCTGGCTGAAGAGCTGCACTTCGGGCGGGCTGCCCAGCAATGCGGTATGTCTCAACCGGCCATGAGCCGTTTGCTGAGCGAGCTAGAAACGGATCTAGGCGTGAAGCTGCTGCACCGCACCTCCCGCGAAGTCTCCCTTACCAATGCAGGCAGAGGATTCCTCGACTCTGCGAGAAAGGCTGTAGCCTATGCTGATATGGCGGTTCGAGCAGCCAAGGCAGGAGCCGTTGACGGCATCGATTCGCTGACGGTGGGAATGATGATCGGGACAGAGCAGCCGTTGGTTGGAGAGTTGATCGCTAAATTCAAGCGGCTCCACCCCGAAACTCGGATATCCCTGCGCCAGCTGGAGGAACGCTCGATTGGGGCGGCACTGGCTAATGGTGAGATTGATGTTGCGATCGCATGGGATGTCTCTATTCCCACTGGAATCAACCGCCACCGGCTTGGAATGGTGCCGATGGCGGTGCTGGTTCAGTCCGGCCATGAACTCGAAGGGAAAGAGCCGCTGAGCTTAGCAGATCTAGCAAGCTATCCCATCATCCTGCCCGATCGAGATCGCCAGCCCATTATTTACGATACCTACCGTCGCTACACCGCCGAGGCGGGCTTTGAACCTCATATTGCAATCGATGTTTCCACCATGTCTGACACCCTGGCGATGGTCGCTGGCGGCGTCGGCGTTGGTCATGCTCCCGTTGTGCCCGGTTTAACCTTTCCAGGCATCTCTATCTTGGAACTCAAGCCGCAATTTGAGTTCCACTATGAGCTTGCCTGGGCCCACTCAATTCCCTCAGTAGAGAGTCTGCTCAAACTTTGTTAA
- a CDS encoding DUF2461 domain-containing protein, producing MQISLLWINPIEFQSMGHTGERHSCCWIFINTLEEVSMTELNFTRKSFDLLEGLAANNDKSWYDAHRKDFEAYLREPFSVVLERATDRLAETTLPLAGGSKTMFRQNRDIRFSKDKSPYSTHVSGVLTPSGTKAEKDGMLYVQLDGSGGLIACGFYKLKAAELATLRDKIIEEPEAFSQVLQGLNDAGLSLSDEDKLTSMPRGYEAHDQHEYAQYLRLKSFISQTPLPKSAWLEADIVDRIVEYAKGCASLLKFGRACDSEN from the coding sequence ATGCAGATATCTCTGCTGTGGATCAACCCTATTGAATTTCAGTCGATGGGTCACACAGGCGAACGACATTCCTGCTGCTGGATCTTTATCAATACTCTCGAAGAGGTATCCATGACGGAGCTTAACTTCACCCGTAAATCGTTTGACCTACTAGAGGGCCTTGCCGCAAATAATGACAAGTCTTGGTACGACGCACATCGGAAGGATTTTGAGGCTTATCTCAGAGAGCCCTTTAGCGTAGTTTTAGAGCGGGCAACTGATCGTCTCGCGGAGACAACTCTGCCCCTAGCAGGCGGCTCCAAAACCATGTTTCGCCAAAACCGCGATATTCGTTTCTCTAAAGACAAGTCCCCTTACAGCACCCATGTCAGCGGTGTGCTGACGCCTTCGGGCACTAAAGCGGAAAAAGACGGCATGCTCTACGTTCAACTCGATGGCTCAGGCGGCTTGATCGCCTGCGGATTTTACAAGCTAAAGGCGGCCGAACTAGCCACCCTGCGAGACAAGATCATCGAGGAACCGGAGGCATTTTCCCAGGTGCTGCAAGGCCTGAACGATGCGGGTTTGTCGCTCAGCGACGAAGACAAGCTCACCAGCATGCCCCGCGGCTATGAGGCCCACGACCAGCACGAATACGCTCAATATTTGAGGCTAAAAAGCTTTATCTCGCAGACCCCGCTCCCTAAGAGCGCCTGGCTAGAAGCAGACATCGTTGATCGCATCGTTGAGTACGCCAAGGGCTGCGCTTCTCTGCTGAAATTTGGTCGCGCTTGCGACTCTGAGAACTGA
- a CDS encoding efflux RND transporter periplasmic adaptor subunit translates to MTSNPTPLNPPQQLKRHPRLFIGLGILGLLLGLSVARMPLTATPPEEADTVSSQPLPVEVLTVEPVTSYSVSRAYTGEIAALRTSELGFERSGRLVDVLAKEGDRVVAGQPLARLDISNLQTQRQQLVAERSRVQAQLAELQAGPRLEGIAAAEAAVQELEQQLALQQTQRSRRESLYAAGAISKEELDEFTFGQGALQARLDQAQSRLQELRNGTRQEQIAAQLALVQQLDASLADLDVTIGKSTLTAAFDGIVAARQVDEGTVVNAGQSVVRLVENAAPEARIGLPTEAASQLQIGSAQTLRLGSETYSATVTALLPEIDPDTRTQGVLFALEPSAISRLSPGQTVRVELAQTIPADGVWLPIESLTQGIRGLWDCYVLMPTEAGEDTYQVQPQAVEILHQEGSRVLARGTLQPGDRIVASGTHRLVPGQRVRPMN, encoded by the coding sequence ATGACCTCCAATCCCACTCCACTAAATCCACCTCAACAGCTCAAGCGTCACCCCCGACTCTTTATCGGCCTTGGAATCCTAGGATTGCTGCTCGGTTTGTCTGTCGCTCGAATGCCGCTGACAGCAACCCCCCCCGAAGAGGCCGACACCGTCTCCAGCCAACCCTTACCGGTAGAGGTTTTAACCGTCGAACCCGTCACTAGCTACTCAGTCTCTCGAGCCTACACGGGTGAGATTGCCGCCCTGCGCACCAGCGAACTGGGGTTTGAGCGCAGTGGTCGTCTGGTAGACGTTTTGGCCAAAGAGGGCGACCGGGTGGTAGCCGGGCAACCCCTTGCCCGACTCGATATCAGCAATCTGCAAACCCAGCGGCAGCAGCTCGTCGCCGAAAGATCGCGGGTGCAGGCTCAGCTAGCCGAGCTGCAGGCAGGCCCGAGATTAGAAGGTATTGCTGCGGCTGAAGCAGCGGTGCAAGAGCTGGAGCAGCAGCTAGCCCTACAGCAAACTCAGCGATCGCGGCGAGAAAGCCTCTATGCTGCTGGGGCAATTTCAAAGGAAGAACTGGATGAATTTACCTTTGGCCAAGGGGCACTGCAGGCGCGGCTAGACCAGGCCCAAAGCCGCCTCCAGGAGCTACGTAATGGCACTCGCCAAGAGCAGATTGCGGCCCAGCTAGCGCTGGTGCAGCAGCTTGATGCTAGCCTTGCTGACCTCGATGTCACCATCGGCAAGAGCACGCTGACAGCCGCCTTTGACGGTATTGTGGCAGCTCGCCAGGTGGATGAAGGTACCGTCGTTAATGCTGGTCAGTCGGTGGTGCGTCTGGTAGAAAATGCGGCTCCAGAGGCTCGCATTGGCCTGCCCACAGAGGCGGCTAGCCAGCTTCAGATCGGCAGCGCCCAAACGCTCAGACTAGGCAGTGAGACCTACTCAGCGACCGTAACGGCTCTGCTGCCCGAGATTGATCCGGATACGCGCACTCAGGGGGTTCTCTTTGCCCTAGAGCCGTCAGCCATTTCCCGCCTCAGCCCAGGTCAAACTGTTCGAGTGGAGTTAGCCCAAACTATTCCTGCAGACGGTGTGTGGCTGCCAATAGAGTCATTGACTCAAGGCATTCGGGGGTTGTGGGACTGCTATGTGCTCATGCCTACCGAGGCAGGTGAAGACACTTATCAGGTTCAGCCTCAGGCAGTGGAAATTTTGCACCAGGAAGGTAGTCGGGTGCTCGCGCGAGGAACGCTGCAGCCGGGCGATCGCATTGTGGCCAGTGGCACCCATCGCTTAGTGCCAGGTCAGCGTGTCCGGCCTATGAACTGA